The proteins below are encoded in one region of Pseudomonas sp. SCB32:
- a CDS encoding mannuronate-specific alginate lyase, which produces MKTPIVARVGLTVAVVGALFGGQVTHAADLVPPPGYFSAVGEKGSKKDSDSCPAIPTPYTGSLQFTSKYEGSDSSRSTLNVDAEKKFRAQIKDITEMERGTAKLITQYMRSGNKGDLDCAMNWLEAWAQAGALESTDFNHTGKSMRKWALGSMSSSYMRLKFSSSRPLAAYPEQAKTIESWFSTLGSQVVRDWSDLPLKQINNHSYWAAWSVMSTAVVTDRRDLFDWSVQEFKLAANQVDDDGYLPNELKRRQRALSYHNYALTPLAMIAAFAQVNGVDLRQENHGALQRLADRVMKGVDDQEAFDQKAGDNQDMDDLKDNSKFAWLEPYCALYSCAPKTQDWKKKMEPFNSFRLGGEVTKVFNRQGAGS; this is translated from the coding sequence TGTTCGGTGGCCAGGTGACCCACGCGGCCGACCTGGTACCGCCACCGGGCTACTTCTCCGCCGTCGGTGAAAAAGGCAGCAAGAAGGATTCGGACAGCTGTCCGGCCATCCCCACGCCCTACACCGGCAGCCTGCAGTTCACCAGCAAGTACGAGGGCTCGGACTCGTCGCGCTCGACGCTCAACGTCGACGCCGAAAAGAAATTCCGCGCCCAGATCAAGGACATCACCGAGATGGAGCGCGGCACCGCCAAGCTCATCACCCAGTACATGCGCAGCGGCAACAAGGGTGACCTGGACTGCGCGATGAACTGGCTGGAAGCCTGGGCCCAGGCCGGTGCGCTGGAGAGCACCGACTTCAACCACACCGGCAAGTCCATGCGCAAATGGGCGCTGGGCAGCATGTCGTCCTCCTACATGCGCCTGAAGTTCTCCAGCAGCCGTCCGCTGGCGGCCTACCCGGAGCAGGCGAAGACCATCGAGAGCTGGTTCAGCACACTGGGCAGCCAGGTGGTGCGCGACTGGAGCGACCTGCCGCTCAAGCAGATCAATAACCACTCCTACTGGGCCGCCTGGTCGGTGATGTCCACCGCCGTGGTGACCGACCGCCGCGACCTGTTCGACTGGTCGGTGCAGGAGTTCAAGCTGGCCGCCAACCAGGTGGACGATGACGGCTACCTGCCCAACGAGCTCAAGCGCCGCCAGCGCGCCCTGTCCTACCACAACTACGCGCTGACACCGCTGGCCATGATCGCCGCCTTCGCCCAGGTGAACGGCGTCGACCTGCGCCAGGAAAACCACGGCGCCCTGCAGCGCCTGGCCGACCGCGTGATGAAAGGCGTGGATGACCAGGAAGCCTTCGACCAGAAGGCCGGCGACAACCAGGACATGGACGACCTGAAGGACAACAGCAAGTTCGCCTGGCTGGAACCCTACTGCGCGCTCTACAGCTGCGCGCCCAAGACCCAGGACTGGAAGAAGAAGATGGAGCCGTTCAACAGCTTCCGCCTGGGGGGTGAAGTGACCAAGGTTTTCAACCGACAGGGGGCGGGGAGCTGA
- a CDS encoding MBOAT family protein yields MVFSSNVFLFLFLPVFLGLYYLSGNRYRNLLLLVASYVFYAWWRVDFLALFAGVTLFNYWIGLRIGAAGVRTLAARRWLILGVVVDLCVLGYFKYANFGVDSLNQIITSMGMQPFVLTHILLPIGISFYTFESISYIIDVYRGDTPATHNLIDFAAFVAIFPHLIAGPVLRFKDLVDQFNHRTHSVDKFAEGCTRFMQGFVKKVFIADTLAALADHCFALQAPTTGDAWLGAMAYTAQLYFDFSGYSDMAIGLGLMMGFRFMENFNQPYISQSITEFWRRWHISLSTWLRDYLYISLGGNRGTTLQTYRNLVLTMLLGGLWHGANVTYIIWGSWHGVWLAIERALGVNAAPRVLNPLKWVFTFLLVIVGWVIFRAENLHVAWRMYEAMFSFGDWKLSELNRASLTGLQVGTLVIAYLVLAFFGLRQFYNQPLQSKAPKAAAKTERAEPGSATGTQPHNPAAIDYSPSAAVYPQHWTTQLPVLATRVALLLLFAASVLKLSAQSYSPFLYFQF; encoded by the coding sequence ATGGTCTTTTCTTCCAACGTGTTCCTGTTCCTGTTCCTACCGGTCTTCCTCGGCCTGTACTACCTGAGCGGGAACCGCTACCGCAACCTGCTGTTGCTGGTAGCCAGCTACGTCTTCTACGCATGGTGGCGTGTGGACTTCCTGGCGCTGTTCGCCGGCGTGACGCTGTTCAACTACTGGATCGGCCTGCGCATCGGCGCCGCCGGCGTGCGCACCCTGGCTGCGCGGCGCTGGCTGATCCTCGGCGTGGTGGTCGACCTCTGCGTGCTGGGCTACTTCAAGTACGCCAACTTCGGCGTCGACAGCCTCAACCAGATCATCACCTCGATGGGCATGCAGCCCTTCGTGCTGACGCACATCCTGCTGCCCATCGGCATCAGCTTCTACACCTTCGAATCGATCAGCTACATCATCGACGTGTACCGCGGCGACACCCCGGCCACGCACAACCTGATCGACTTCGCAGCCTTCGTGGCGATCTTCCCGCACCTGATCGCCGGCCCCGTGCTGCGCTTCAAGGACCTGGTGGACCAGTTCAACCACCGCACCCACAGCGTCGACAAGTTCGCCGAAGGCTGCACCCGCTTCATGCAGGGCTTCGTCAAGAAGGTATTCATCGCCGACACCCTGGCGGCGCTGGCCGACCACTGCTTCGCCCTGCAGGCCCCGACCACGGGCGACGCCTGGCTCGGCGCCATGGCCTACACCGCGCAGCTGTACTTCGACTTCTCCGGCTACAGCGACATGGCCATCGGCCTGGGCCTGATGATGGGCTTCCGCTTCATGGAGAACTTCAACCAGCCCTACATCAGCCAGTCCATCACCGAGTTCTGGCGGCGCTGGCACATCAGCCTGTCCACCTGGCTGCGCGACTACCTGTACATCAGCCTGGGCGGCAACCGCGGCACCACCCTCCAGACCTACCGCAACCTGGTGCTCACCATGCTGCTGGGCGGCCTGTGGCATGGCGCCAACGTCACCTACATCATCTGGGGCTCCTGGCACGGCGTGTGGCTGGCCATCGAGCGCGCCCTGGGCGTGAACGCCGCGCCGCGCGTGCTCAATCCGCTGAAGTGGGTGTTCACCTTCCTGCTGGTGATCGTCGGCTGGGTCATCTTCCGCGCCGAGAACCTGCACGTGGCCTGGCGCATGTACGAGGCCATGTTCAGCTTCGGCGACTGGAAGCTCTCCGAGCTGAACCGCGCCAGCCTCACCGGCCTGCAGGTCGGCACCCTGGTCATCGCCTACCTCGTGCTCGCCTTCTTCGGCCTGCGCCAGTTCTACAACCAGCCGCTGCAGAGCAAGGCGCCCAAGGCCGCCGCAAAAACCGAGCGGGCCGAGCCCGGCAGCGCGACCGGCACGCAGCCGCACAACCCGGCCGCCATCGACTATTCGCCCAGCGCCGCCGTCTACCCGCAGCACTGGACGACCCAGCTGCCAGTACTGGCCACCCGTGTCGCCCTGCTCCTGCTGTTCGCCGCCTCGGTGCTCAAGCTCTCGGCGCAGAGCTACTCGCCGTTCCTCTACTTCCAGTTCTGA
- a CDS encoding alginate O-acetyltransferase: MQPTLSKPLQYTYIAVFGGMLLGLAGLSLKAFPSFSVAEGTTVLNGKLAHAFEGHYDDEFPIKRLGTNLWAALDYAVFEEGRPGVVLGKDGWLFTDEEFKPAPSQQQLDDNWALVRGVQQELERRGVKLVLAIIPAKTRLYPEYLGREQPAALHASLYQDFLQRARQAGMAAPELLETLEKAKDNGQVFLRTDTHWTPLGAEAVAQRLGESIRAGQGADLPTQTFITEAGKSTPHKGDLLSFLPLDPLFTNLLPSEDQLEQRQTHPAEDSASASGDGGNGDLFGDSAQPQVALVGTSYSANPRWNFAGALKQALSADVINYAKEGKGPLEPMLELLQDEGFKQKPPQLLVWEFPERYLPMHSDLSQFNPDWVAQLRAAGNRDERLAANQAGNPTAH, translated from the coding sequence ATGCAACCGACACTCTCGAAACCCTTGCAGTACACCTACATCGCCGTGTTCGGCGGGATGCTGCTGGGCCTGGCCGGCCTGTCGCTCAAGGCCTTCCCCAGCTTTTCCGTCGCCGAAGGCACCACCGTGCTCAACGGCAAGCTGGCCCACGCCTTCGAAGGTCACTACGACGATGAATTCCCCATCAAGCGTCTGGGCACCAACCTCTGGGCCGCGCTGGACTATGCCGTCTTCGAAGAAGGCCGTCCGGGCGTCGTGCTCGGCAAGGACGGCTGGCTGTTCACCGATGAAGAGTTCAAGCCAGCCCCCAGCCAGCAGCAGCTGGACGACAACTGGGCGCTGGTGCGCGGCGTGCAGCAGGAGCTGGAACGCCGTGGCGTGAAGCTGGTGCTGGCAATCATCCCGGCCAAGACCCGCCTCTATCCCGAGTACCTGGGCCGGGAACAACCGGCGGCGCTACACGCCTCGCTCTACCAGGACTTCCTGCAACGCGCCCGCCAGGCCGGCATGGCCGCCCCGGAACTGCTGGAGACCCTGGAAAAGGCCAAGGACAACGGCCAGGTGTTCCTGCGCACCGACACCCACTGGACACCGCTGGGCGCCGAAGCCGTGGCCCAGCGCCTGGGCGAAAGCATCCGTGCAGGCCAGGGGGCCGACCTGCCGACCCAGACCTTCATCACCGAAGCCGGCAAGAGCACCCCGCACAAGGGCGACCTGCTCAGCTTCCTGCCGCTGGACCCGCTGTTCACCAACCTGCTGCCGTCCGAGGACCAACTGGAACAGCGCCAGACCCATCCGGCCGAGGACAGCGCATCGGCCTCCGGCGACGGCGGCAACGGCGACCTGTTCGGCGACAGCGCCCAACCGCAGGTCGCCCTGGTCGGCACCAGCTACAGCGCCAACCCGCGCTGGAACTTCGCCGGCGCCCTGAAGCAGGCGCTGTCGGCGGATGTCATCAACTACGCGAAGGAGGGCAAGGGCCCCCTGGAGCCGATGCTCGAACTCCTGCAGGACGAAGGCTTCAAGCAGAAGCCCCCGCAACTGCTGGTCTGGGAATTCCCCGAACGCTACCTGCCGATGCACAGCGACCTCAGCCAGTTCAACCCGGACTGGGTGGCCCAGCTACGTGCGGCGGGCAACAGAGACGAACGCCTGGCTGCCAACCAGGCAGGCAACCCAACGGCGCATTGA
- the algF gene encoding alginate O-acetyltransferase AlgF: MNRLTIRTLKSSALALALGAASFGAFAGGEGALYGPQAPKGSAFVRAYNAGSSELNVAVGNASLNDVSPLGSSDFKFLPAGNYTAQVGTQSLPVKLDPDAYYTLVSQPGGQPRLVPEPPFKNKQKALVRMQNLSGKALTLKTADGKTDVVANVAPQSRGDREINPVKVNLALFDGATKVSDLKPVTLARGEVVCLYVTGEGGKLNPVWVKRPVKAD; this comes from the coding sequence ATGAACCGACTGACCATTCGCACCCTGAAATCGTCCGCGCTGGCCCTCGCCCTGGGCGCTGCGTCCTTCGGCGCCTTCGCCGGCGGTGAAGGCGCGCTCTACGGGCCGCAGGCCCCCAAGGGCTCGGCCTTCGTGCGGGCCTACAACGCCGGCAGCTCCGAGCTGAACGTCGCGGTCGGCAACGCCAGTCTCAACGACGTCTCGCCGCTGGGCTCCAGCGACTTCAAGTTCCTCCCCGCGGGCAACTACACCGCCCAGGTCGGAACCCAGAGCCTGCCGGTAAAACTCGATCCGGACGCCTACTACACCCTCGTCAGCCAACCCGGCGGCCAGCCGCGCCTGGTGCCCGAGCCACCGTTCAAGAACAAGCAAAAAGCCCTGGTCCGCATGCAGAACTTGAGCGGCAAGGCCCTGACCCTGAAGACCGCCGACGGCAAGACCGACGTGGTCGCCAACGTCGCCCCGCAAAGCCGCGGCGACCGCGAGATCAACCCGGTGAAAGTGAACCTGGCGCTGTTCGACGGCGCGACGAAAGTCAGCGACCTCAAGCCCGTCACCCTCGCTCGCGGCGAAGTGGTCTGCCTCTACGTCACCGGTGAGGGAGGCAAGCTCAACCCAGTGTGGGTCAAGCGTCCGGTCAAGGCGGACTGA
- a CDS encoding mannose-1-phosphate guanylyltransferase/mannose-6-phosphate isomerase, with protein sequence MIPVILSGGSGSRLWPLSRKQYPKQFLALTGEHTLFQQTLERLVFEGMEAPVVVSNQEHRFIVQEQLDALHLKTQAILLEPFGRNTAPAVAIAAMKLIAEGRDELLLILPADHVIEDQRAFQRALALATNAAEKGEMVLFGVPADRPETGYGYIKSGDERGLPDGVIRVERFIEKPDEARAKQFVEEGGYYWNSGMFLFRASRFLEELKKHDTDIYDTCLLALERSQRDGEVVSIDAATFECCPDNSIDYAVMEKTRRACVVPLAAGWNDVGSWSSIWEVHEKDADGNVTMGDVVVHDSRNCLVHGNGKLVSVVGLEDIVVVETKDAMMIAHKDRVQDVKKVVNQLDAAGRSETQNHCQVYRPWGSYDSVDMGGRFQVKHITVKPGARLSLQMHHHRAEHWIVVSGTAEVTCDDKVFLLTENQSTYIPIASVHRLANPGKIPLEIIEVQSGSYLGEDDIERLEDVYGRTSDNVEPLRAVAR encoded by the coding sequence ATGATTCCAGTAATTCTTTCCGGTGGCAGCGGCTCGCGACTCTGGCCTCTTTCCCGCAAACAGTATCCCAAGCAGTTCCTCGCCCTCACCGGCGAGCACACCCTGTTCCAGCAGACCCTGGAACGCCTGGTCTTCGAAGGCATGGAAGCGCCGGTGGTGGTCAGCAACCAGGAGCACCGCTTCATCGTCCAGGAACAGCTCGACGCGCTGCACCTGAAGACCCAGGCGATCCTGCTCGAACCCTTCGGCCGCAACACCGCGCCGGCCGTGGCGATTGCCGCCATGAAGCTGATCGCCGAAGGCCGTGACGAGTTGCTGCTGATCCTTCCCGCCGACCACGTGATCGAAGACCAGCGCGCCTTCCAGCGTGCGCTGGCCCTGGCCACCAACGCCGCCGAAAAAGGCGAGATGGTGCTCTTCGGCGTCCCCGCCGACCGCCCGGAAACCGGCTACGGCTACATCAAGTCCGGCGACGAGCGCGGCCTGCCGGACGGCGTGATCCGCGTCGAGCGCTTCATCGAGAAGCCCGATGAAGCGCGCGCCAAACAGTTCGTCGAGGAAGGCGGTTACTACTGGAACAGCGGCATGTTCCTGTTCCGCGCCAGCCGCTTCCTGGAAGAGCTGAAGAAGCACGACACCGACATCTACGACACCTGCCTGCTGGCCCTGGAGCGCAGCCAGCGCGACGGCGAGGTGGTGAGCATTGACGCCGCCACCTTCGAGTGCTGCCCGGACAACTCCATCGACTACGCCGTGATGGAGAAGACCCGCCGCGCCTGCGTGGTACCACTGGCCGCCGGCTGGAACGACGTCGGCAGCTGGTCGTCGATCTGGGAAGTCCACGAGAAGGACGCCGACGGCAACGTCACCATGGGCGACGTGGTGGTCCACGACAGCCGCAACTGCCTGGTGCACGGCAACGGCAAGCTGGTCTCGGTGGTGGGCCTTGAAGACATCGTGGTGGTCGAGACCAAGGACGCCATGATGATCGCCCACAAGGACCGCGTGCAGGACGTGAAGAAAGTGGTCAATCAGCTCGACGCCGCCGGCCGCAGCGAAACCCAGAACCACTGCCAGGTCTACCGTCCGTGGGGTTCCTACGACTCGGTGGACATGGGCGGCCGTTTCCAGGTCAAGCACATCACCGTGAAGCCCGGCGCACGCCTGTCGCTGCAGATGCACCACCACCGCGCCGAGCACTGGATCGTGGTCTCCGGCACGGCCGAGGTGACCTGTGACGACAAGGTCTTCCTGCTCACCGAGAACCAGTCCACCTACATCCCGATCGCCTCGGTCCACCGCCTGGCCAACCCGGGCAAGATCCCGCTGGAGATCATCGAGGTGCAATCGGGCAGCTACCTGGGCGAAGACGACATCGAGCGCCTGGAAGACGTCTACGGGCGCACCAGCGACAACGTGGAGCCGCTGCGCGCAGTAGCGCGCTGA
- a CDS encoding Bro-N domain-containing protein — MDDEILIPTTFIRHRRQLRAFLLDDEPWFCATDLGRLIGRPLDERLHNSLDEDQLRTCWITDSNGHYEKSLLVNESGAYAVLIFYYLPENRCIRHWLNRQVVPALRSEERPAVRPRERQLSWSDQHLGVLEWHGRLWVPFEELPKVARLDTPQT; from the coding sequence ATGGATGACGAAATCCTCATCCCCACGACCTTTATCCGTCACCGCCGCCAACTGCGCGCCTTCCTCCTCGATGACGAACCCTGGTTCTGTGCCACCGACCTGGGTCGCCTGATCGGCCGCCCACTCGATGAGCGTCTGCACAACAGCCTCGACGAAGATCAGCTGCGCACCTGCTGGATCACCGACAGCAACGGCCACTACGAAAAGTCCCTGCTGGTGAATGAGTCCGGCGCCTACGCCGTGCTGATCTTCTATTACCTCCCGGAGAACCGCTGCATCCGTCACTGGCTCAACCGCCAGGTGGTGCCCGCGCTGCGCAGCGAAGAGCGCCCGGCGGTGCGCCCCAGGGAGCGGCAGCTCAGTTGGAGCGATCAGCACTTGGGCGTGCTGGAGTGGCATGGCCGGTTGTGGGTTCCGTTCGAGGAATTGCCCAAGGTGGCCCGGCTGGATACACCCCAAACGTAG
- a CDS encoding multidrug transporter yields MLYGILLIVTWVILLIRYPSRALPISGAGLVGLAVVIVIAIWQDSNDTRQLQHLELRIAYQPEQCPPGRPLAVSLKNGASRPLLELRWKVAAYRPGDTTDLAENLYEAPRYRGPGALLAGDAWSDCLPLPPLRPGYRASTLEFRAEHVNGRFGN; encoded by the coding sequence ATGCTGTACGGCATCCTGCTGATCGTCACCTGGGTCATCCTGCTGATCCGCTACCCCTCCCGCGCCCTGCCCATTTCCGGCGCCGGACTGGTCGGGCTGGCGGTGGTGATCGTCATCGCCATCTGGCAGGACAGCAATGACACCCGCCAGCTGCAGCACCTGGAATTACGCATCGCCTACCAGCCCGAGCAATGCCCGCCCGGTCGCCCGCTGGCCGTCAGCCTGAAGAACGGCGCCTCGCGCCCGTTGCTGGAACTGCGCTGGAAGGTCGCCGCCTACCGGCCCGGCGACACCACGGACCTTGCCGAAAACCTCTACGAAGCCCCACGCTACCGCGGCCCCGGCGCGCTGCTCGCCGGTGATGCCTGGAGCGACTGCCTGCCACTGCCGCCGCTGCGCCCCGGCTACCGCGCCAGCACCCTGGAGTTTCGCGCGGAACACGTGAACGGCCGCTTCGGCAACTGA
- a CDS encoding glycoside hydrolase family 3 N-terminal domain-containing protein produces MTLRTRLLVGLGWLVSLLLLVLAANLRDPHLLPARSFALPVLLAAGAIGISIWLSVGRRWYCWLGSLLLLLAILLAGWNDYRFRDDKTLVLETRNADLQALGGHFIVGVGDPRTVEPLIRKGLVAGLFISARNVQGQSAEALRRQIGKWQALRRDAGLPPLIIAADQEGGIVSRLSPPLPKRPPLAALLATNPAPDALYAAAFDYGVAQGRELAELGVTLDFSPVVDLKPAQRARLDFHSAIALRAISPDPQVTTTVALAYVRGLEHSGVRATLKHFPGLGMVPEDTHHFSASLAATVGHLQDYDWRPFREIARQTDALIMLGHVKVTALDAVNPASFSAAVVQKIIREGWKHDGVLITDDLTMAAAYNQGLCHATVQALNAGVDLLLVSYDDEKIYPALACALRALEDGKLSTQRLQQSAQRLARTFAPPK; encoded by the coding sequence ATGACACTGCGAACCCGACTGCTGGTCGGCCTGGGCTGGCTGGTGAGCCTCCTGCTGCTGGTACTGGCCGCCAATCTCCGCGACCCTCACCTGCTGCCCGCGCGCAGCTTCGCATTGCCGGTCCTGCTGGCGGCCGGTGCCATCGGCATCTCCATCTGGCTGTCGGTGGGACGACGCTGGTACTGCTGGCTCGGCAGCCTTCTCCTGCTGCTGGCGATACTGCTGGCCGGCTGGAACGACTACCGATTCCGCGACGACAAGACCCTGGTCCTGGAAACCCGCAACGCGGACCTGCAAGCCCTCGGCGGGCACTTCATCGTCGGCGTCGGCGACCCACGGACCGTCGAGCCGCTGATTCGCAAGGGGCTGGTCGCCGGCCTGTTCATCAGCGCACGCAACGTCCAGGGACAGAGCGCCGAAGCCCTCCGCCGGCAGATCGGGAAATGGCAGGCGCTACGGCGCGACGCGGGATTGCCCCCGCTGATCATCGCCGCCGATCAGGAGGGCGGTATCGTGTCCCGCCTCTCCCCGCCACTGCCCAAACGCCCGCCGCTGGCCGCGCTGTTGGCGACCAATCCCGCGCCGGACGCCCTCTACGCAGCCGCCTTCGATTACGGCGTAGCCCAGGGCCGCGAGCTGGCCGAACTGGGCGTCACCCTGGACTTCAGTCCGGTGGTTGACCTCAAGCCGGCGCAGCGGGCGCGACTGGATTTCCACAGCGCCATCGCGCTGCGGGCGATTTCCCCAGATCCACAAGTGACCACGACCGTCGCCCTCGCCTACGTTCGCGGGCTCGAGCACAGCGGGGTGCGAGCCACGCTCAAGCACTTCCCGGGGCTGGGGATGGTGCCAGAGGACACCCATCACTTTTCCGCCAGCCTGGCGGCGACCGTCGGCCACCTGCAGGACTACGACTGGCGCCCGTTCCGTGAGATAGCCAGACAGACCGATGCGCTGATCATGCTCGGTCATGTGAAGGTCACGGCACTGGATGCGGTCAACCCGGCGTCCTTCTCGGCCGCCGTGGTGCAGAAGATCATCCGCGAAGGCTGGAAGCATGACGGCGTGCTGATCACCGACGACCTGACCATGGCCGCCGCCTACAACCAGGGCCTCTGCCATGCCACGGTGCAGGCCTTGAACGCTGGCGTCGACCTGCTGCTGGTCAGCTACGACGACGAGAAGATCTACCCTGCGCTGGCCTGCGCCTTGCGCGCCCTGGAAGACGGCAAGCTCTCCACGCAGCGGCTGCAGCAGAGTGCGCAGCGCCTGGCGCGGACCTTCGCCCCGCCGAAATGA
- a CDS encoding SDR family oxidoreductase yields MPQPVALITGCSSGIGRALADAFQKAGYQVWATARRDEDVAVLRQAGFRCVQLDVNDEPAVEQLAEQLQSEAGGLDVLVNNAGYGAMGPLLDGGSQAIRKQFETNVFAVVGLTRALFPALRIRRGLVVNVGSVSGVLVTPFAGAYCASKAAVHALNEALRLELAPFGIEVLEVQPGAIASNFGANASREMAAVVSEDSAWWPLRAFIQARAAASQDKPTPASDFARQLLAAVQRSPRPRLVRIGHGSRALPLLARWLPGAVLDKVLKKRFGLDGQL; encoded by the coding sequence ATGCCCCAACCCGTCGCCCTCATCACCGGTTGCTCCAGCGGCATCGGCCGCGCCCTGGCCGATGCCTTCCAGAAGGCCGGCTACCAGGTCTGGGCCACCGCGCGCCGTGACGAGGATGTCGCCGTCCTCCGCCAGGCGGGTTTTCGTTGCGTGCAGCTGGACGTCAATGACGAACCCGCGGTGGAACAGCTCGCCGAGCAGCTGCAAAGCGAAGCCGGCGGCCTCGATGTACTGGTCAACAATGCCGGCTACGGCGCCATGGGCCCATTGCTGGACGGCGGCAGCCAGGCGATCCGCAAGCAGTTCGAGACCAACGTGTTCGCCGTGGTCGGCCTGACCCGCGCCCTGTTCCCGGCGCTGCGCATCCGACGCGGACTGGTGGTGAACGTCGGCAGCGTGTCCGGCGTGCTGGTCACGCCCTTCGCCGGCGCCTACTGCGCGTCGAAGGCAGCGGTGCATGCGCTGAACGAAGCGCTGCGCCTGGAGCTCGCGCCCTTTGGCATCGAGGTGCTGGAGGTGCAACCGGGCGCCATCGCGTCCAACTTTGGCGCCAACGCCAGCCGCGAGATGGCGGCGGTGGTCAGCGAGGATTCCGCCTGGTGGCCGCTGCGCGCCTTCATCCAGGCACGCGCCGCCGCGTCGCAGGACAAACCCACCCCGGCCAGCGACTTCGCCCGCCAGCTGCTGGCAGCCGTGCAACGCTCACCGCGCCCGCGCCTGGTGCGCATCGGCCACGGCAGCCGTGCCCTGCCCCTGCTCGCCCGCTGGCTGCCTGGGGCGGTGCTGGACAAGGTGCTGAAGAAGCGCTTCGGCCTCGACGGGCAACTCTGA
- a CDS encoding TIGR01459 family HAD-type hydrolase — protein sequence MTAPRFSAVTHTRYIDHAGLDAFCADYDGFLLDLWGVLIDGLEVFPGALAWLGRRAAEGRPVWFLSNASRSVNEMAETLERLGVPRNLYCGITTSGQLAIDALTHDRELQRGGIHTVGVVDSLATWPGEIRERFCDDLRAASLILGVGSFPQVELEARFNPLRGATDKPFLCANPDRVVVSGGKTLFGAGRLAEAFAEEGGSVHWYGKPDPSAFRIAQRQLEARGAKHILFVGDSLVTDVPGALAARIDTLWLAATGIHRQALGVPFNGALDPEQTNALLDGYPVRPHFAAPGLV from the coding sequence ATGACCGCCCCCCGCTTCAGCGCCGTCACCCACACCCGCTACATCGACCACGCCGGGCTGGACGCCTTTTGCGCCGACTACGACGGTTTCCTCCTCGACCTCTGGGGCGTGCTGATCGACGGCCTCGAAGTGTTCCCCGGCGCCCTCGCCTGGCTCGGCCGGCGCGCCGCCGAAGGGCGCCCGGTATGGTTCCTGAGCAATGCCTCGCGCAGCGTCAACGAGATGGCCGAAACCCTGGAGCGGTTGGGCGTCCCCCGCAATCTCTACTGCGGTATCACCACCTCCGGCCAGTTGGCCATCGACGCCCTCACCCACGACCGCGAGCTCCAGCGCGGCGGCATCCACACCGTGGGCGTGGTCGACTCGCTGGCCACCTGGCCCGGCGAGATCCGCGAGCGCTTCTGCGATGACCTGCGCGCCGCCTCGCTGATCCTCGGTGTCGGCAGCTTTCCCCAGGTTGAACTGGAGGCCCGCTTCAACCCACTGCGCGGTGCCACCGACAAGCCTTTCCTCTGCGCCAACCCGGACCGCGTGGTGGTCAGCGGCGGCAAGACGCTGTTCGGCGCCGGACGCCTGGCCGAAGCCTTCGCCGAGGAAGGCGGCAGCGTGCACTGGTACGGCAAGCCCGATCCGTCGGCCTTCCGCATCGCCCAGCGCCAGCTGGAAGCCCGCGGCGCGAAGCACATCCTGTTCGTCGGCGACTCACTGGTGACCGATGTGCCCGGCGCGCTGGCCGCGCGCATCGACACCCTCTGGCTGGCAGCCACCGGCATCCACCGCCAGGCACTGGGCGTGCCGTTCAACGGTGCACTGGACCCGGAGCAGACCAACGCGCTGCTCGACGGCTACCCGGTTCGCCCGCACTTTGCCGCGCCGGGGCTGGTCTGA